DNA from Bradyrhizobium japonicum USDA 6:
AGCGGGACTTCGACCTCATCGTCTATGGCGCGACGGGTTACACCGGCCGTCTCATCGCCGAATATCTGGCGACGTCCTATCGCGGCGACGATGCTCCGTCCTGGGCGATCGCGGGACGCTCGACCGACAAGCTCCAGAAGGTGCGTGCCGACATCGGCGCACCAGACGATTTGCCTTTGGTGAAGGCGGATGCCGGCGAGCCGGCCAGCCTACGTTCGATGTGCGAGCGCGCGACCGCGATCATCACGACGGTCGGGCCTTATCAGCTCCACGGCACCGAGCTTGTGGCGGCCTGCGCGGCCACGGGCACTGGCTATATCGATCTGTGCGGCGAACCGGCTTGGATGCGGCGCATGATCGACGCCCATCACGAAGACGCGAAACGGACCGGCGCGCGCATCGTCTTCTCATGCGGCTTCGATTCCGTCCCGTTCGATCTCGGCGTGCTCACGTTGCAGGACAAGGCGCGCGAGAAATTCGGACGCCCGGCGCGGCGGGTCAAAGCCCGCCTGCGCAAGGTGAAAGGCGGCATGTCTGGCGGTACCGCGGCGAGCGCCCAGGCAACGTTGGCGGCCGCCGCGCGCGACCCGGCCCTGATCCGGCTGCTGACCGATCCCTTCGCGTTGACGCCGGGGTTCACCGGGCCGTCTCAGCCGTCGGGCCTCATCCCCGAATACGACCCGCGTATGAACGTGTGGCTCGTCCCGTTCCCTATGTCGCCGGTCAACACCAAGAACGTGCACCGCACGAATTTCCTGTTGGGGCATCCCTACGGCACGGACTTCGTTTACGACGAGATGATGGTCGCGCCGGGATTGGGGGAAATCGGTCGCGTGACGACGGAGACGTTCGCCACGATGGTTTCCTTGTTCGGGATCGGCGGCCTCAAACACGGCGCAGGCCCGACTCGGGAACAGCGTGAGAAGGGCTTCTACGACATCCTCTTCCTGGGCGAGCTGCCGGATGGCGGACGGGTCGAGGCCGTGGTCACGGGCGACCGCGATCCGGGCTATGGCTCGACCAGCAAGATGATCGCCGAAAGCGCTCTCTGCCTCGTGCGCGACGTGCAGGGCGAGGGCGGCATCTGGACGCCGGGCGCGCTGATGGGTACGGCGTTACGCGAGCGTCTGAAGGAGCGCGCCGGCCTTACCTTCAGCGCGCCGAGGTAACGCTCAGAACTGCAGCGGCGTGCGGGACCTGCTGGTGAGGGGGCGCCAGCATTTGCGATCGGAAAACGGGGCAAACCGGATGCGACCAGAAGGCGAGAATAGCATGACTTCTCAGTGGAAGTATCAGGTTAGATTCGATGTAAGCGATTCTACCACGGCGGAATCGGTACGCCGAGAACTCCGTGATCCGGTGCTTGCGCCGCTATTCGATGTTCTCGCCGAGCATCGCGCGGCACCGAAATGCCAGTTCGACGCTTTTGCCGAGTATGTCGCCGCAGCAGAAGAGCGCGGCGTCGAAAACTATCCGCTCTACGAGTGGACGAAGGCGACGATCGCGGATCCGGCGAAGAAGGAAAAATATTTGAAATCCTTCACGCTCTACGTGGACGAACGGGAGATCTATGCCAAGGAGATTGCTGACGCCCTGGAGGCAGGTTTGCAACCGCTTGCCACCAGCGGGCTAATTGCGCGAATATCCAAGTACGATACGAATCCCGCAAACAATCCGCAGCCGCCGCAGCGCACCAGCGATCAGGGTTAGCCCATCCGCGAGACGGCGCCCTAAGGTTTTCCGAGATTGGCCCTTGCGAGATAGGCCGACCGGCGCCGAAGATGTCCGTTCACTGGGATGGACCTGAAGTCATCGTAACCGGGACAAACAGACGCGAATGACCCGAAGCCGAGATCGGCGAGCACAAGGTCGTGCGCTATTTGGTCGGTCCTCCCGGTGGTCAAATGAGGACATCAGATGGTGGACGTTTGCGTTTTGGGCCCATCGAAAAGCTTTCTTCAAGAATCGCTTGTGAGGGATCCGCACCCGCGCACGCAACAAGGCGGCGATGACGTCGTGTTCGATTTCTCCAAAAGGGTACGGCACGCCGTCACGTCGGATGACGTCGGGGACGCTTCGCGGCCATGGACCCGTCCTAGTGCGGCTGGGAAGCACTGCCATTTCAAGAGTTTGACGCAGAATGCGCTGTACGACTGCGAGCACATGGTATTCAATCCCTGGAACTGTCTGCCTGGGGACGGGCCGCTCGGCAGCGTCAACTGGATGCGGCTCGCCGTCTATCTTGCCTCGCGGCGGGTACGGCGGAAAGTGAACTTGGTGGGTCATGAGCAGCGAGCCGAAGCCCGATCGTTTGGGCGGACTTCAGCGGACACAGGGGCCGCCGAATGTCGAGAATGAGGCTCCGCGTGCCGAACGCCGCCAGCTCACCGTGACATTTATCGACATCGTCGGTTCGACACCCCTGAGCGAGCGGATCGATCCCGAGGAGTTCTTCGCGATTATCAGAACTTACCGCGATATCTGCGACGAGCAGATTCGCCGCTACGGCGGTCATATCGCCAGGATGATTGGTGACGGGTTGCTCGCATTTTTTGGCGTCCCGCAAGCACATGAAAATGATCCTGAGCGCGCGGTCCGCGCCTCTCTGGCGATTGCCGCGGCGATCAAGGAACACAAGTTTCTGCTGTCGGACGGCAGCTTCGTTCGCCTGGGCGTGCGCATCGGGGTCAACACCGGGGTCGTCGTCGTCGGCAGCGTGCCCGGCGAGCCCCCCGATCGACGGGAAGTGTTCGGCAGTACGGCGCATGTCGCTGCCCGCCTGCAAGGACTCGCGAGTGAGAACGGTATCGTAGTTGGCTCGAGCACTTACGATCTGACCCGGAGAACCTTCAGCTATGTGCCGCTTGGCCGACAAGCTCTCAAGGGCGTGGAGGGGCCGGTCGAGGCTTGGCGTGCAGAGGCGCTTGGGTCAAACGAAAGCAGGTTCGACCGCGCGCGGAGGTCGCCTCTTGCCCCGATGATAAACCGAACCAGCGAAAGTGCGTTGCTTGCCGAGATGTGGCAGCAGACTCTCGCCGGCTCGGGGCAAGTTGGCGTCATTTCCGGCGAGCCCGGAATCGGCAAGTCACGTTTGATCCGCCAGTTCCGCAGTTCGCTCGGTGCGTCTCCGCGTGATGTTCTGTCGCTGCAATGTTCACCGTTCCACATTAACACGCCGCTTGCCCCGGAAATCGAGCGCCTCATACGCGCGACCGGCATCCACGACACCGACAACGCGGAACTCGCGCTGGCAAAACTGCAATCGCTGTTGGCGAGCGCCGTCACCGATCTCAAGCAGGCGCTTCGTTACTACGGGGCGGTGCTATCGATCCCCGCATGCGCGGGATACGAGCCCGCGGATTTCGGATCTCCCCTGGAGCGCGAGCGTGCGTTTCAGGTGTTCGTCGACGCTCTTGTCGCCGCCTCGCGCAAGCAGCCGATCCTCGGGATCGTCGAGGACGTCCAGTGGATGGACCCGACCACCATCGAACTGCTGGTACGCGTGATGGCTCGCTGTCCTGGCGAGCGGATCATGGTCCTGATCACGCATCGCGATGATTACAAGGCCGACTGGTTGTCAAGCACGGCAATTAGACGGGTCCCCCTCCGGAAGCTGGCAGCGCATGAATGCGAGCAGATGGTCGCAGCCGTCGCGGGCAGCGATTTCGTGCCGCGCCAGATTACCAGCCAGATCGTGGAAAGGACCGACGGCGTGCCACT
Protein-coding regions in this window:
- a CDS encoding saccharopine dehydrogenase family protein, with the protein product MKRDFDLIVYGATGYTGRLIAEYLATSYRGDDAPSWAIAGRSTDKLQKVRADIGAPDDLPLVKADAGEPASLRSMCERATAIITTVGPYQLHGTELVAACAATGTGYIDLCGEPAWMRRMIDAHHEDAKRTGARIVFSCGFDSVPFDLGVLTLQDKAREKFGRPARRVKARLRKVKGGMSGGTAASAQATLAAAARDPALIRLLTDPFALTPGFTGPSQPSGLIPEYDPRMNVWLVPFPMSPVNTKNVHRTNFLLGHPYGTDFVYDEMMVAPGLGEIGRVTTETFATMVSLFGIGGLKHGAGPTREQREKGFYDILFLGELPDGGRVEAVVTGDRDPGYGSTSKMIAESALCLVRDVQGEGGIWTPGALMGTALRERLKERAGLTFSAPR